From the genome of Nicotiana tabacum cultivar K326 chromosome 2, ASM71507v2, whole genome shotgun sequence:
TACTCCCTcttgggagacccctagctgcctgaccaccactcgagctggctgggcgggtggtggaactGATGGTGCTGGTGCCGTAAGTCTAGGACTCTACTGTGGAGCCCCACTTAAtagcctaggacaatctctcttgaaatgaccaaattctttgcactcgaaacaaccccttctctgacggaactgctgctcctgataacccgaagaattacctgtagaagcctgagcggacaaggcatgatgagaactttgcgctggtagtgcactgaatgaagactggcctgagtgagcattGTAAGAAACGTGGatagatgatgcaccacgatgagctggacgacccaTCTGAGCGTGTCTGgaagaacgacccctaccgcggtaaaattgaccccctgaaggaacaccgctgtatTTACCTGTaccatgaggcctcttagcctctctcacTCCACGTTCttggctacgaaccatctctatctgccgagaaATGTCAACTACCTTATCAAAAGTAgaaccagatactctctccctagtcataagttacCCCAACTGATATgtaaggccatcaataaacctcctaatcctctcccaatcagtgggaaccaaccagactgcgtGACGAACCAACTCAGAAAATCACATCTCGTACTGTGTCACAGATatgccatcctgacgtaactactcaaactgtctacgcagttcctctctacgagactgcgacacaaacttctcaaaaaagggaacggagaactcatgccatgtaagtggtactgcaccaaccggcctgtgcctctcataagcctcccaccatatgaaggcagccccaaaaaactaaaaagtagtgaacgagactttattggtctccagaatacccgctgtccgaagcattcattgacacctatccagaaaaccctgagcatcctctgactcagtactgctaaatggtggaggtcgaagcctctcaaatctttCAAGTCTCATCTGCTCTTCATCTGttataacaggaactaccggggcttgagcaactgcaaccggcaGGACTGGTAGTgtccccggtatctgaagtccctgtactacctggtctggagtacgggcaacaagggtatgagtacctccccccgGCCttagaagtggcaggtgcggcctgagccgaaagcACCTaagcaagaccagtgcaaactgtcaatatctgggccaaagtctcctgaaggcctggaatctcaatgggtacagctggtgcctgagctggtcttatcggctcagctatatctggaatctgctcctgagctggagcaactggtggtactacaggtgcaacacctctacctctacctctaccacgaccccggcctctcgcggccctaattggtggcactggtggctgaccgccCGATCCGGTAGTGCGTGTTCTCAGCATCTGTgatagaatagaataacaaaaatttagtttccggaatcaacaaatacgcacgacagaatacaagaaagtgaaattttcttaagggttctgcagcctctcgaagataagtacaaacttctccgtatcgatctgcaagactctactagacctgCTAATGagtcatgagacctatgtaacctaggctctgataccaacttgtcacaacccaaaatcccaacctgtcgtgatggcgcctatctcgatactaggcaagccaaaattatcaataaaccacaatttcttttaagtttgaaaacataatatttaaattcaatacaaaatcccacaatttctaatACGAACACTCcctaaaacctggtgtcactgagtacatgagcatctaatatgaatataagACTGGAAAAGTGTGGTcaataatagtctaagaccaaaatatAGTAATAAGGAGAcagggaaagagagacaaggtctgcgaaacacagcAGCTatctctgaatctccgaaaaatcaactgtgtgagagaatcaacacccgctatgaccagaagcacctggatctgcacaccaagtgcagggtgtagtatgagtacaactaactcagtaagtaacaataataaacaaactgaagatagtgacgaactacacagttatagttcattttcagtaattccagcaaaaaatagacatgctttaaAATTCggaagtttaagtcaaatcaattttatacagtccaagttcatgtaatccggatataaaatctttcagagatttcacaaaaatgacagatagcaactaagtgcaacaacaaatgaaaagcaagtatagcctctcagggcaacaatcactcaactcgtcacaaccactcaaccactcggctcccATCCCTCAGCattcacactcaatgggtacctgcactcactgggggtgtacagactccggaggggctcctacaacccaagcgctataatctgcacggataactcacgtgctgcacagacaactcacgtgccataatataattatctggatccgcatggataactcacgtgctatagtataatataaggattcgaacggacaactcacgtgttgcacagcCAACTAACGtggtatagtataatatctcacaattaggccttcggcctcgctcagtcataaagctctccagtctctcgggctctcaacaatcatgaaatcagcccaaacaacaatgatatgatacatcaataatgaacaatagagactgagataaaataatcaagtaaactgtAACTGAGtataaaacaacaattgaagcagataattcaacatgtacacgacttttatgggtcccaacaataccaacatatagcctaaacatggtttctaacatgacttatagtcaaatttccacaacacgtAGGGAACACATAactatcaacaagttattcaactttacagtttccacgggacggaccaagtcacaatcccctcggtgcacacccacacccccatcacctagcatgtgcgtcacctccagaATAGTCGCATGACacaaaaatctggggtttcataccatcaagaccagatttaaaactgttacttacctcaaaatgtgaaGTTCTTTACTCTACTATGCCTTTGCCtagcaaatcggcctccgaatgcctcgaatctagtcacaaataattcgtttcagtcaattaAATTTATTGgcattaatttcatatgaaaatataaattttccataaaaaacaaaaatttagctcaaatttttcccgtgggacccacgtctcggaacccgataaaagttacgaaatccgaaagcccattcaaccacgagtctaaccatatcaattttactccaatccgataacaaaatcccattcaaaaccctaaaaatctAACTCAAGAACACTTCATCTTATTCCCCAAATTTCCACCCCAAATCAcgaattagatgataaaattaaagatacAATCATGGGATTTAATGAAAACCAAGTAcgaaatacttaccccaatcaactccacgaCAATCCCTTCAATAATCGCTCAAATCCGtgatctctagctcaaaatatgaaaaatgggctcaaaCCCTAGATTTTGGATTAAACATTGTCTGACCAGATTTGCCTAATCACGATCGTGGAAATGgcctcgcaatcgcgaagcacaagcAGATTGCCCACACAtgttaccctacgcgaacgcggaatcACTCATGCGATCGCGGAACACTTACTCTCAACCATACGCGAATGCGTTCATCCCTATgcaatcgcgtagagtaattGCCTCCTCTCTTCTATTGCTCAAATCCTTCTGCGCGAACGGGACCTCGTCCATGCATCCGCGAAGCACAGCTTAATACACTTACACGATCGCGTTCCTTCCTCTGCGAACAAATAGAACATAAATACCAGCAATGGTtgtaagtccgaatttgatccgttaaccatctgaaacttacccaagccccccgggacctcaaccaaatataccaacaagtccaaaaatatcatacgaacttagtcaaaccctcaaatcacctcaaacaatgctaaaaccacgaatcataccccaattcaagcctaatgaactttgaaatttcaagtttctacaaacgacgtcgaaacctatcaaatcaaggtcgattgacctcaaattttgcacacaagtcataaatgacataacaaaggcattttaattttcagaattggattccgatcccgatataaaaaattcaaccccctggtcaaactttccaaaaattcaactttcggcatttcaagcctaattccaccacggacctccaaaaaaattttcgaacatgctcttaagtccaaaatcaccatacagagctattggaatcataaaaattcaaatccgagatcgtttacacataagtccacatccggtcacttttctaacttaaaattttcaattatgagactaagtgtctcatttcactccgaattccttccgaacccgaaccaactaccccgacaagtcataaaataattgtaaagCTTAAATTGAGCAGTGAATTggggaacagggttataatactctaaacgaccgaccgggtcattacaataaaTGTGTTTATACTAAAGTGGTAGACAATGCTTATGTGATAATATATctgtatgttgatgacatgtttaTATTTGATACAAATTTAAATATTGTGCAAAGTACTAAATTATTTCTGTATGCTAATTTTATATAAAAGATCTGGGTGAAGTAAATACAATATTGGGAGTTAAAATTATAAGGAGTGAAGATGGAATAATGTTGTCACAAGAACATTATGTTGAGAGACTTCTtaagaagtttgaatattttaatgtcaCATTTGTGAGCATTCCTTTTGATGCTAACTCTcagttgaaaaagaataatggtgatCCAGTTGCTCAGTCTAAATATACTTATATTATTGGGAGTCTGATGCATTTAATGAATTTTATAAGGACTGATATAACCTATGTTGTGTGTAGActgagtagatatactcataaTCCCAACAGAGAGCATTGGTCTGCATTAGCTAgactaataaaatatttgagaGGAACCGTGAATTATGGTATCCTATATAGTGGATTTCCTTCTACTTTAGAAGGGTACAGTGATGCAAACTGGATCTCTGATTCAGATGAGACAAAATCCACTAGTTGTTATGTATTCACCCTTGGTAGTGGTGCAATATTGTGGAAATTTGCTAAACAGATGATCATAGCTAGATCGACTATGGAATTAGAGTTTTTAGCTCTGGAGTTAGCTGGTTCTGAAGCTGCGTGGCAAAGAAACTTCTTAGCTAATATTCCTTTAATAAAGGACGTATTGCCTCATGTGTCAATGCATTGTGATTGTCAAACGGCAATAGCTATTACAATGAATAAATCTTATAATTGTAAAAGTAGACACATGAAACTGAGATGATGTCATAAAACAACTGTTGAGAGATGGAATAATTTCTATTGACTATGTGAAGTTAGAGATAAATTTGGCCGATCCTCATgtgggaagaaaattaattcGTCAAACCTCAATAGAGATGGGGTTAAGGCCGACATGTTGTCAATAGAGATGGTAACacaacctatgtgattggagatcccataaagtaggttcatatgggtaataacaagtcaaTATTGACACTGACACACTAAAAGAGAGTACTTAACTGCTACCAATTGAGAGGATGAGTTATAACTCTTAATGAATTCATATTCCTTATGGATGGTGTATTTAAAAGCAGTATGCACTTGATGAATTCATCTATATGAGAGAGGAGTGAGGCCGCTCCTATGAGATTTTGGCCTAGTCTCTAGAGCTCTCATGAATTACCAGGCACGTGCATGGCCTAGTGGCACAAAACCGCGTTGAACATCAAGATTGTGATGGTCGAAATATGATTGATAAAATTTTTAACTTACAATAAGAATTATTGgttcatagaaatattatatttcaccAGTAATTCTGTGAGTTAAATTTTATCAGTTTAAGTTTTGTTCATAGTCCAAAAGACACCAAACCTATTGCATTTGGACCATACAAATCCAGCAAGTTTTATTATTCTAtcctttttattattttgaaaatatgtgGGGGCATGTTgtgatattttcaaaataaatgagtCCAAGTGTCGTGTCTTAAACCAAGTGTCACTATGCATGGAAAGAAACATTAGAGTGGCAATTTGCAAAGGTGATTAAGGACAAGAGTATGGACACTTATCTatatttaaaactatttataaGCCTATAAATAGGCACTTATTCTCTAATGATGATGGACCAGAAATGCTTCCTGTTTCTATTTCCTCTCTCCCTTACGCCtttgttctttctttcctttaattttctttccaatttagTTGGTcttattcctttttcttattAGCTGAATTTGTAAATTAATATTTTGTTGATTCATGTATTCTCTAAATAAATTGAGGTAGTAGGCTTGTTTAACCATGGGAAGATATTTTACATTgttgaaatagtttcttaggataGTGCATAGCACGACTAAAACCAATTGGTGTGTTTTCGCTCACAAATAATATTATAGCAGTATTGTTATCATTTCCCCATTGTCATTTCCCAACACCAAATGTAATTTTTTGTGTGAACAGCTAAACATGATGGAGTAGTGGAATGAAATTTTCCTGGTTGAATAATGTATAAGTTTCAAATACATGTTACAATTTGCTAGTGATGGAGCAACtccctgtaacgacccgatcggtcgttttgaacatttacaCTTCGCTtggtggtttgagggcatgagtagctctgtataaTGTAATataacttatgtgaatcatcagttttggttttcaggttattcagaattgatttgaaagaatgattctcagctagaatctttaaatttgaaagctTTGACCAAGTTTTAACTTTTGAGTAATCTGATGatttcgttagctctgttgggtgagtCTAAACTGAGGAGCACGTCAGAATTGTGATTTGgcggtccgtggttgaatttggcttgaaatgacaaaagttaatattttggaaagtttgaccgggagtgaaccttttgatatcagggtcggattccaattccggaagttggagcaggtacTTAATGTTGAATGTgaatttgtgcaaaatttgaggtcaatcggacgtgatttgataggtttcgccatcagttgtagaaatttgaagtttcaaagttcattgaattcgaattgaggtgtgattcatcgtttcaatgttgtattgtgtgttttgaggcctcgagtaggtccgtgttatgttatgggacttgttggtatgttttgacAGGGTCCAGAGGgtctcgggcgtgtttcggattgattacgggctatatttcttcaTGTTTTCAGTGCTGGTGTATTTTGATGTCTGGTGTCTcagtccttcatcgcgttcggGAGGCGAGTGTCATGAATGCGTAGTGTATTCTGATGGAAGTGGtattttcttcttcgcattcgggAATattgtcccgcgttcgcgaagagttgaGGAGAGTCACCTTCGCGTTCGTGCATGGGagatcgtgttcgcgtagagttgAGCTGGGGGCTGGAGTGGAGGATctttcttcatcgcattcgcgaggcttGTGCCGCGTTCACGTAGTTTCATCTCCAGTGTGTATCGTATTCGCGAGGCTTGTGCCGCGAACGCGTAGATCATTTTGGGTggctggtgttttgttcatcgCAAATGCCATGGTTATCCCGCGTTCGCGGaagaggatgtctgggcagaggTATAAAGGTCTCTATTTCGGGGGTTTCgaccatttttgcattttaggagctatggagcttggattgaggcatttcttgaagcaattttcaccatatgaagtggggtaaatgttctctactaatttttgattttatatcatgaatctatcttcgattctagcttttggttgatgattttCAAAGAGGAAATTGGGAGTCTTGGACTAAAGTTCATAATACGAATTCTTGAGTtgtgaacatcgatttggagtcagaattgagtgaaattagtatggttgaacttataattagatgggttatcggattttgtgagttttgtcggattccgaaacgtgggccccatgggtgaTGTTTGGGgtgtaattttgaattttgtggaaaatattggagttaattcctataatttttgtggactgaatcaaattaattgtggtagacTCGAGCTGTTCGGAAGTTGTTACGCGTAGAATGAAATTTCTGGaacattgtttagcttgctcgacattgaattcgtcttgtttgaggtaagtaactcttctaagattggatctgagggtatgaaacctgaatatatgtattatgtgaattgttgggaggtgacacacatggtaggtgatgggcgtgtcggcgtgcaccatagaaattatgtcatatttgtttccgtggaattttgtagtcaaataatcttggcattttctatatagttttatgtgctaaagaaattgaactgagaatcatattaaaaatcatgttaagGCTATGTGCCAGTGTTATTGGGACCCCCAggggtcatattgttgtgaattatttgttttaaatgaaaattcatactcagtcatattcatgtcattacatatcatatatcagtccctgttgttattattgataaatCATATCACcatttttgggttattttatattttcatgaCATCGTGTGCCCATGAaagagagattggagagattgatgactgagtgaggccgatggcctgatgtgaggtattgtaccttagcacgtgagttgtccgtgcagattttatttatatactattcaaacagactatgtatttattttattttcgctttgtaaactctattcgtagaagctcatgatttgtactaccagttcttggggaaatgtattggttttagatattttcttttaactaattgccttattaattgtcattggaattggatagttggtagttggcttacctaatgggttgggttaggtgctatcatgactagttggatttggggttgtgacaagttagtatcagagctctaggttcataggttctacaagtcatgagcaagtgtctagtagagtcttgcggatcggtttGATGACATCAATAcctattttcgagaggctacaggacatttaggatatacttcccatctttctttccttatcgtgcggcattgattcaccTTGAaacgtaactctttgaattccttccacgcattcgtatgtgcatgcgagcgctcgatatcagctgtgcatcgacgacttgtgattcgcgagatgaggtgtgagatgtgatttctgttTGTTGATGATGGTCCAGTCTGtgggacttgaggccgggttttgactgtagcttgagcacgtgcttttggacttatatgtccggtggCATCCCTCTGAGTGGAATTTGTGACTAGATGAGTGGTCAGAttgctatatgatgagtatgatgtgactataGGTGTATACAGACAGATTGGATTTGACAAAAAAAGTTTGATTGAAATGTGAATTGGGTGTTTGATTTCCGCCTTGATTTGACGTAAAGTCTCGAGTTATGGGCATGTTGAAGGATTTTTCATGTTGTTTGgttgcagagtgaggtaagttTTCAATGTCGtaatatgagttcagactcgggaagattaagtgattacaTAATAGTTATGTCTGTGGAAGGaaatagagagatgtcagttgaGGCAAAGCATGTGGGTGATCTCCTGCGGGGTGTCCTGAggtttgtgtgatccctatgttgttttgcAGCAAGTTCTCTTTTACCATtgaattatatgtgttgcaatttgggTTTGGATCACTTATGAGagttggcttgactattacaagggtgaatgcgagatttgcagacgaTATGagatattagatggtttgtgttacatatGCTTATGAAGGATTTGGTCAAATTTCAGTGCAGGATTTTGGGCAGCAATAAAGTATGGGTATCATAAGTTAGGTTATGTATTGGTTAGGTTATGTATTGGTTTCAGTTGGAAGTATACTTGTGAACCAATTATgacttacagaggttgagattgaggatgactcgagcAAAGGGATCTCTTGATACAGGGTGTATTATGTTTGGTAGGTATATGGGAAACATTGAACAATTGAGTTGCTATCCGTAAAGGATGTAGTGTGCACGAAGTAGGGATTCACCCGGTTACTTAGGAGTGTGAATTACttccttggttgttgttgtgctaatggggcacatgtcgttcgGCCCGTTTGGTCAGTtagttgagatttgagcagagtggaagACTCTTGAGAATGgtcctaatggattcaagatttaatgTAGCAATTGGAAATTTTCaaaatttgtatatggctaggatATGAGATTTTttattggatggtgtcgagactcgcagTATTTATATATCATTATGGATCCTACATTCAGTATAAGGAAGGTAAAATGAATAGCTTtaaattcacagaaggtctcttcagagtgggtatctaggttatggtacttttggggtgctaaGAGAGCATTCAGTGCCTTATGAGACTTATGGCGGTGTGGCTTTATGCTAGGGTCTCGTgtgatgagttttggttgaggattgtggtattatggcgaggagaagaatcaatttgaaggtaattcagaaggaactcggagaaataggacatctTGGTAGTAGTTTGGATCGACATGGTGATGGGTaagatcggttctttgggtacttatgacgtggctaatatctacaggtgtttcgtgacaatgctcttaggttttggcaacctgcgtggctgggttgagttagagagattcgattcagatagcttggttatgtgcaaatgggtttcgcagagttctcaatggtttttaccaaggttcgaggggtatatttcctgctggcgtgaggagcatgtggttTATAGTGAATTTCTCttggatgaaatcaaatggaaggtccttggctaattgagtatgtagttgcttgtgaatcggagtggactatgaagttctcgtatttttcatatgatggcatggtatatgcggtgtgcTATGTGCGATTGAGATTTACGTGAGCGGgatcacagttcagttttgaaaggaaggtcataaaattcttaggtagcatggacggtttcatatgactaggtaaatgatattactatatggtatggcttgatgagagtatacatttcaggaGAGGGCAAGGTGTTTTGAGGTATGGATACTTCACGGGTACTACGACACTCttctggttgatcgactactgatattcaaatttttctatgtggcacggaagaattgtagaagtattcctcgtgggatgattgtgtataaGGGATGAGTCAGACATTCAAGCGGTGGAGTTGAGATCGGATATGGTGATCTGTGGGTTCTATGGATTCAGAGACTGGAGTTCTTATGAGTGGATGGTTTTGTGGTTGTAGACTGTGCAAATGTAGCCAAGgttagccagatgatagaatgtgttatgattcagtcattgtggacttttagAGGTTATTTATCTATCTGTGTGTGACCCAAGTTGATTTGGGGGTACATTGGTAGACAAAATTAGGATGtatattctacaccgggtcggattgagggatgtgccattcggttgttgccgagcttattcgtgttctgaagtGATCTGTGAGCTACTTTTCTTCACTACGAGGAGTtttgattcgttggttatatgcaaatATGGTGCGGTTCTACTTGGGCCATATGGCAGAAATTTCAgtgagatgagtatttgggtactgcatgattgattgcgcgtTGGCTATGTTCTTTACGGATAGTGGTATCATGTTATTTTCTttctgtggttatggtaatgcactttgggtaattgatgtcgaattgcgcatggttattgactttagcagggtggcttgaggtgtttcatatggaccagtatttggatagggtcgcgtattgcaacagagttatgtggaaatatgatcctttATGTAAAATTCATGTGTTATGGTTacgcggtgtgtgatgggttcttagcattgtgtCGGGGTGGTATCCGTCGAGCTTGCGGGATGGATTCTCTTGTGCGAATCATCCTCccgattgagtacatttggaatattgctatttggtgcacggattgcacgggttatggttttagattgtattgatctgtcatgtcactagagtggtcgtgttggatgagatgaggtcgtTGGACCTAGAATAGATACTATCAGAATTTATTAcaacatgttggaaggataatatcgaaagtcggcttagaaaaatttgctatagttcttgttgaAGGAGAGGGAGATTCCACAactggttgatctgatgaatggttatga
Proteins encoded in this window:
- the LOC142167244 gene encoding secreted RxLR effector protein 161-like, coding for MLSQEHYVERLLKKFEYFNVTFVSIPFDANSQLKKNNGDPVAQSKYTYIIGSLMHLMNFIRTDITYVVCRLSRYTHNPNREHWSALARLIKYLRGTVNYGILYSGFPSTLEGYSDANWISDSDETKSTSCYVFTLGSGAILWKFAKQMIIARSTMELEFLALELAGSEAAWQRNFLANIPLIKDVLPHVSMHCDCQTAIAITMNKSYNCKSRHMKLR